In a genomic window of Anaerolineae bacterium:
- a CDS encoding cobalamin B12-binding domain-containing protein gives MSARKIRVLIAKPGLDGHDRGAKIVARALRDAGMEVIYTGIRQTPEMIAEAALQEDVDVVGLSILSGAHLTLCPRVVELLRQQGMDDVLVLVGGIIPEEDKPRLQAAGVHAVFGPATPTQEIIEFIRSHVAVSDEA, from the coding sequence ATGTCCGCCCGCAAAATCCGCGTGCTTATCGCTAAACCCGGGCTGGATGGCCATGATCGAGGGGCAAAGATCGTCGCGCGCGCGCTGCGTGATGCCGGCATGGAGGTTATCTATACCGGCATTCGCCAGACACCGGAGATGATCGCCGAGGCTGCACTGCAGGAAGACGTGGACGTGGTGGGGCTAAGCATCCTTTCAGGAGCTCACTTGACGCTGTGCCCACGGGTAGTCGAACTGCTCCGCCAACAGGGAATGGACGACGTGCTTGTCTTGGTAGGGGGTATTATCCCAGAAGAGGATAAACCGCGACTCCAGGCAGCGGGCGTGCATGCCGTATTTGGGCCAGCAACTCCCACCCAGGAGATCATCGAGTTTATCCGGAGCCACGTAGCTGTATCCGACGAGGCGTGA
- the meaB gene encoding methylmalonyl Co-A mutase-associated GTPase MeaB produces the protein MDVVDRLLQGDRRTLARVISQVENGDPQARELLRRLYCHTGRAHVVGITGAPGSGKSTLVNALAQEYRGRGITVGIVAVDPTSPFTGGALLGDRVRMRELAGDPGVFIRSMASRGHLGGLARATTEVVLVLDAAGFQRILVETVGVGQAEIDVARAAHTTVIVQTPGMGDDVQTMKAGVLEIADILVINKADQNGTERAEAALRMMLDLNEKISHRGQRQSTPERQEPSLSWIPPIIRTISTRREGIVALINAIEQHATYLHESGYWHEREHLRAAFNLQELLREELMTRLAVQLPPKLMEIQLQQIIARAVDPYSAVNALLAAVGSLAVTEVRE, from the coding sequence ATGGACGTCGTTGATCGCCTATTGCAAGGGGACCGCCGGACCCTGGCTCGAGTGATCAGCCAGGTGGAAAACGGCGACCCCCAAGCCCGTGAACTCCTACGACGGCTGTATTGCCACACCGGCCGTGCCCACGTAGTCGGCATCACCGGCGCGCCCGGCTCTGGCAAATCCACATTGGTCAACGCCCTTGCGCAGGAATACCGGGGACGCGGGATCACGGTGGGCATTGTTGCCGTAGATCCCACCAGCCCCTTTACCGGCGGCGCGCTGTTAGGTGATCGCGTGCGCATGCGCGAGCTGGCGGGTGATCCTGGTGTGTTCATCCGCAGCATGGCCTCGCGAGGGCACCTGGGCGGCCTGGCGCGCGCCACCACTGAAGTTGTCCTGGTGTTGGACGCTGCCGGATTCCAGCGCATCTTGGTGGAGACCGTTGGCGTGGGACAGGCCGAAATAGACGTTGCTCGCGCTGCGCATACTACAGTTATAGTACAAACCCCTGGCATGGGTGATGACGTGCAAACGATGAAAGCGGGCGTCCTGGAAATCGCAGACATCCTCGTAATCAACAAGGCCGATCAAAACGGCACGGAACGAGCTGAAGCGGCACTGAGGATGATGCTCGACCTTAATGAGAAGATCAGTCATCGCGGCCAAAGGCAATCCACCCCCGAAAGACAAGAGCCCTCATTAAGCTGGATTCCCCCTATCATTCGCACCATCTCGACGCGACGCGAAGGGATCGTTGCGCTGATAAACGCTATCGAGCAACATGCCACTTATCTGCACGAGAGCGGGTACTGGCACGAACGCGAACACCTACGGGCGGCCTTCAATCTTCAGGAACTCCTACGTGAGGAGCTGATGACTAGGCTAGCCGTACAACTGCCGCCGAAGCTAATGGAAATACAGTTGCAGCAGATAATCGCCCGCGCAGTGGATCCCTACAGCGCAGTGAATGCGTTGCTGGCCGCGGTTGGATCACTGGCAGTTACCGAGGTCAGGGAGTGA